The Sphingobacterium bambusae genome includes a window with the following:
- the surE gene encoding 5'/3'-nucleotidase SurE: protein MRILVTNDDGIYSPGIAALAAIAKKFGDVRVVAPDVEQSSMGHAVTHSRPLGYKKSPIEFPDVEAHRVNGTPADCVAMGTHLWSDVDVVLSGINMGPNLGNSMWHSGTLAAAKQAVLFGIKGIALSTPVGKTEPDFDVLAPYVERTLELLLKDTELALYNVNFPPNPKDIAWTRQSVRLYDGTIVPGTDPMGRKHYWFTVTPLEPADEGTDRWAVEHDLVSITPLRLDLTDEKTLADKLV, encoded by the coding sequence ATGAGGATATTAGTGACAAATGATGATGGTATATATAGCCCAGGAATTGCGGCCCTAGCAGCGATAGCAAAAAAGTTTGGTGATGTACGCGTAGTGGCGCCCGATGTAGAACAATCGTCCATGGGACATGCTGTAACGCACTCGCGCCCGTTAGGCTACAAAAAGTCGCCGATCGAGTTTCCTGACGTGGAAGCGCACCGGGTGAATGGTACACCGGCAGATTGTGTTGCGATGGGTACACACCTCTGGAGTGATGTCGATGTGGTGCTTTCGGGCATTAACATGGGGCCTAACCTAGGTAATTCGATGTGGCATTCGGGAACCTTAGCGGCAGCTAAGCAGGCTGTGCTTTTCGGGATCAAAGGTATTGCCCTGAGCACGCCCGTGGGTAAAACAGAACCCGATTTCGATGTGTTGGCGCCCTATGTAGAGCGTACGCTGGAGCTGCTGCTGAAAGACACGGAATTGGCTCTTTACAATGTGAATTTTCCGCCTAACCCCAAGGATATTGCTTGGACACGGCAATCGGTACGTCTCTACGACGGAACAATCGTGCCTGGCACTGACCCTATGGGCAGAAAGCATTACTGGTTTACGGTGACTCCGCTGGAACCAGCAGATGAGGGGACAGACCGTTGGGCTGTAGAGCATGATTTGGTTTCCATCACCCCCCTTCGGCTGGATCTAACGGACGAGAAGACATTGGCCGATAAACTTGTGTGA
- a CDS encoding RNA polymerase sigma factor, with product MAQIIPLYKNWLVAIKESDSRSAFSAIYAQFWKDLFGHALKRLKDEQQAEDIVQELFVQFWEQRQKLDIDMNLPAYLYGMLKFKIIDFFNSNKVKPQLLAYWAEDMHHYVQHHPEELDAYLHLEELLEEELQKMPHNMKEAIVLKWDQLSIREIAEKLNLSEQTVKNNLTEGSKRLQRSLLQRGNGRYSVLLCLAVQSVALLTR from the coding sequence ATGGCACAGATTATTCCCTTGTACAAAAATTGGCTCGTCGCCATCAAAGAAAGCGACAGCAGATCGGCATTCTCCGCTATCTATGCACAATTTTGGAAGGATCTGTTTGGGCATGCATTAAAGAGGCTAAAAGACGAACAGCAGGCGGAAGATATCGTTCAGGAGCTTTTTGTACAATTTTGGGAGCAACGGCAAAAGTTGGATATAGACATGAATTTGCCAGCTTACCTTTATGGTATGTTGAAATTCAAGATTATAGATTTCTTTAACTCCAACAAAGTTAAACCACAGCTTTTAGCCTATTGGGCAGAAGATATGCACCACTATGTGCAACATCACCCCGAAGAACTGGATGCTTACTTGCATTTGGAGGAGCTCTTGGAAGAGGAACTGCAAAAAATGCCGCACAACATGAAAGAGGCTATCGTGCTTAAATGGGATCAGCTTAGTATCAGAGAGATTGCGGAGAAGTTGAACCTTTCCGAACAAACGGTCAAAAACAATCTTACAGAAGGAAGTAAACGATTGCAACGATCGCTGTTACAGCGCGGAAATGGTCGATATAGTGTGCTTTTGTGTCTAGCAGTACAATCCGTGGCTTTACTTACGCGCTGA